The following are from one region of the Segatella oris genome:
- a CDS encoding lipid A biosynthesis acyltransferase yields the protein MHRSLIWSLRWIDVRLLYVFTSLFVMPVCLLLNTNHSRTHAYRYFHHRLGYGRLRAAWNTYINHCLFSQIVVDRFAVFAGKHFKVEIEGYDQFLRLEAQEKGFLVFSSHVGCYEVAGYSLTSKLKRFNALVFGGEKAAVMEGRQEVLEQHNIRMIPVKEDMSHLFLVNEAIDNNEIVSMPADRIVGSTKAVTSCFLGAPARFPAGPLSVATMKGLDVLAVNVVKVASKRYKVVATTLSYDKDAPRKEQMQQLSDSYVAELERIVRRYPSQWFNFYDFWS from the coding sequence AGATCATTAATTTGGTCTTTGCGGTGGATAGACGTGCGATTACTTTATGTGTTTACTTCACTATTCGTAATGCCAGTTTGTCTGCTGTTGAATACCAACCATAGCCGAACACATGCTTATCGTTATTTTCATCATCGATTAGGATATGGAAGGTTGCGTGCTGCATGGAATACATACATCAATCATTGTCTGTTCAGTCAGATAGTTGTTGATCGTTTTGCTGTCTTTGCAGGCAAACATTTCAAAGTAGAGATAGAAGGGTATGATCAGTTTCTTCGTTTAGAAGCGCAGGAGAAAGGCTTTTTAGTCTTTAGTTCTCATGTGGGATGTTATGAAGTCGCAGGCTATTCTTTGACTTCAAAACTCAAGCGTTTCAATGCTTTAGTGTTTGGGGGAGAGAAAGCTGCAGTCATGGAGGGACGTCAGGAGGTCTTGGAACAGCATAATATCCGAATGATTCCTGTAAAAGAAGATATGAGTCATCTCTTTTTAGTGAATGAAGCCATTGATAATAATGAGATTGTCAGCATGCCCGCAGACCGTATTGTTGGTTCAACGAAAGCTGTAACATCTTGTTTTTTAGGTGCACCAGCACGATTTCCTGCTGGTCCGCTTTCCGTTGCGACGATGAAAGGTTTAGATGTCTTGGCGGTCAATGTGGTGAAGGTTGCTTCAAAGCGCTATAAAGTGGTTGCCACAACACTGTCATACGATAAGGATGCTCCGCGAAAGGAACAGATGCAGCAACTATCAGATAGTTATGTGGCTGAACTTGAAAGAATCGTTCGTCGATATCCTTCACAATGGTTTAATTTCTATGACTTTTGGTCATAG
- a CDS encoding pseudouridylate synthase: protein MNAMIKFDVENPSETDLRAIDIHELLPQQEPFVMIGSLVYFDKTLIVTETKVQRDNIFVDGNRFSASGLMENIAQTCAARIGYVNKFILKKGIQLGFIGGVRNFEVIALPIIGDVITTRVEVKEEVFGMTLAEATIVCGDKVLVTSEIKIAIKEHNE, encoded by the coding sequence ATGAACGCTATGATTAAATTTGATGTAGAAAACCCGTCTGAGACTGATCTCCGTGCAATAGATATACATGAACTCTTGCCACAGCAGGAGCCTTTTGTCATGATTGGCTCATTGGTGTATTTCGACAAGACATTAATAGTTACAGAGACAAAGGTTCAACGTGATAATATCTTTGTGGATGGAAATCGTTTCTCGGCTTCTGGTTTAATGGAGAATATTGCTCAAACTTGTGCTGCTCGTATTGGATATGTCAATAAGTTTATCTTAAAGAAAGGCATTCAGTTAGGGTTTATTGGAGGGGTGCGTAATTTTGAAGTGATAGCATTACCTATTATCGGCGATGTAATAACAACTCGAGTTGAAGTGAAGGAAGAGGTTTTTGGCATGACCTTGGCAGAAGCTACGATTGTGTGTGGTGACAAGGTGTTGGTGACATCAGAGATAAAAATAGCCATAAAAGAGCATAATGAATAG
- a CDS encoding acyl-CoA thioesterase, whose protein sequence is MIELRASKEFTIRFSEVDSMNVVWHGSYPLYFEDAREVFGKKYGLEYMSFFDNGYFAPLVELTFHYKKPIKYGMTPRIDIIYRPTEAAKIVFDYEIHDTEDDSLIATGHSVQVFMDLNYQLVWDNPPFYQQWKERWKQVEARK, encoded by the coding sequence ATGATAGAATTAAGGGCATCGAAAGAGTTTACAATCCGGTTCAGTGAGGTTGATTCCATGAATGTAGTATGGCATGGTTCTTATCCACTTTATTTCGAAGATGCACGTGAAGTCTTTGGAAAGAAATACGGATTGGAATATATGAGCTTTTTCGATAATGGATATTTTGCTCCTTTGGTAGAACTCACATTTCATTACAAGAAGCCTATAAAATATGGTATGACACCACGTATAGATATTATCTATCGTCCAACGGAGGCTGCAAAAATAGTTTTTGATTATGAGATACATGATACGGAAGATGATAGCTTGATAGCAACAGGCCATTCTGTACAAGTCTTTATGGATCTTAACTATCAATTAGTTTGGGATAATCCTCCTTTCTATCAGCAGTGGAAAGAGCGGTGGAAACAAGTGGAGGCAAGGAAATGA